In one Nicotiana sylvestris chromosome 8, ASM39365v2, whole genome shotgun sequence genomic region, the following are encoded:
- the LOC104231396 gene encoding uncharacterized protein — MEQESLSRRARFPTYERRFLAVGIGLLAIISPLYIDSRKNTTEPHLEEQTINFLPYLPLLFLITVIMSISISHQLARFSSYDHRLLAIGLTLVAIVSPLYVDRRKVVDPELEEQSLSISSYLPLLMLFLIIAIAMSCYLDGSFTRFDPYWIHRVGGSSTGILILLLVLAFVLKFKAL; from the coding sequence ATGGAGCAGGAATCTTTAAGCAGGAGAGCCAGATTTCCTACATATGAAAGGAGGTTCTTGGCCGTAGGCATTGGACTTCTGGCTATCATCTCTCCTCTATACATTGACAGTAGAAAAAACACTACTGAACCCCACCTTGAAGAACAAACCATCAACTTCCTTCCCTATCTTCCACTTCTTTTCTTGATCACTGTTATCATGAGCATAAGTATTTCTCACCAATTGGCTCGGTTCTCATCGTATGATCACAGGCTTCTGGCCATAGGTCTTACACTTGTTGCCATAGTCTCACCTTTGTACGTCGACAGGAGAAAGGTAGTCGATCCAGAGCTTGAAGAGCAATCACTTAGCATCTCTTCTTACTTGCCATTGCTAATGTTGTTTCTCATCATTGCCATAGCTATGTCATGCTACTTGGACGGGAGCTTTACCAGGTTCGATCCTTACTGGATTCATAGGGTTGGTGGTTCTTCCACTGGGATTCTCATTCTTCTACTTGTTCTTGCATTTGTTTTGAAGTTTAAAGCTCTGTAG
- the LOC104231395 gene encoding ylmG homolog protein 2, chloroplastic: MVAQSSSKMADEKQNCVVSNCIISLPFSTPPFVQPPFLKQLPKSNLQLLNMAQEASSNAFLHFHNSIVSTAAKCLKLLHSVVSPHHPLFSKFLSFSSHFQDFCQVHSRSYQNLGNLSHHSFAAVLPGDSVAGIVVANGIINFLNIYNSLLVARLVLTWFPNAPPAIVSPLSTLCDPYLNIFRGIIPPLGGTLDLSPILAFLVLNAFTSTASALPAELPSTTRRASSDTPPHAPVFNLTTSQKKWMRRLVGNKSKTADGES, encoded by the exons ATGGTTGCTCAATCTTCTTCAAAAATGGCTGACGAAAAGCAAAATTGCGTGGTATCAAACTGTATAATTTCACTACCCTTCTCAACTCCACCATTTGTTCAACCTCCATTCCTCAAACAACTCCCCAAATCAAATCTTCAGCTGTTAAACATGGCACAAGAAGCTTCATCAAATGCCTTTCTTCATTTTCACAACTCCATAGTCTCCACCGCTGCGAAATGTCTTAAATTACTGCATTCTGTTGTTTCCCCTCATCATCCCCTTTTCAGCAAATTCCTATCTTTCTCTTCCCATTTCCAAGATTTCTGCCAG GTACACAGCAGGAGTTACCAGAACTTGGGTAATCTGTCCCATCACAGTTTCGCGGCTGTCTTGCCTGGTGACTCAGTTGCAGGAATTGTCGTTGCAAATGGAATTATAAATTTCTTGAACATCTACAACTCGTTGCTGGTTGCCAGGCTTGTTTTAACCTGGTTCCCAAATGCTCCTCCTGCCATTGTCAGTCCCCTCAG CACTCTATGTGACCCATACTTGAATATATTCCGCGGGATTATTCCACCACTTGGAGGGACCCTGGATCTTTCGCCAATATTGGCATTTCTCGTTTTGAATGCCTTCACCAGCACTGCATCTGCACTTCCTGCTGAACTTCCATCGACAACTAGGAGAGCATCATCAGATACTCCACCTCATGCACCAGTTTTTAATCTTACAACATCACAAAAGAAATGGATGAGGAGACTTGTTGGAAACAAGTCAAAGACTGCTGATGGTGAAAGTTAA